A region from the Hydra vulgaris chromosome 10, alternate assembly HydraT2T_AEP genome encodes:
- the LOC136086118 gene encoding uncharacterized protein LOC136086118 encodes MSNVEDTDINKETSSDIEDETSSGDHSPLSKNINPPSAPKYSAKQNNGKNASLQSSNASLQEQTAVSSQVFQHARNAAVSAAANIIHSPSASVSQFMDFIYGFYKFNKI; translated from the exons ATGTCAAATGTGGAAGATACTGATATAAACAAAGAGACTTCTTCTGATATTGAAGATG AAACCTCTTCTGGTGATCACAGTCCTCTGAGCAAAAATATTAACCCTCCATCTGCACCAAAATATAGTGCAAAACAGAACAATG gaaaAAATGCTTCCCTACAGTCTTCAAATGCATCCCTACAGGAACAAACAGCTGTTTCATCTCAAGTGTTTCAGCATGCGCGAAATGCAGCTGTGTCAGCTGCTGCAAATATTATTCATTCACCTTCGGCATCTGTAAGTCaatttatggattttatttatggattttacaaatttaacaaaatttga